A single region of the Nocardioides aurantiacus genome encodes:
- a CDS encoding TetR/AcrR family transcriptional regulator gives MTSSRVRMSPDARREQLLELGVRLLGSRSLEDLSIEVLAEEAGISRGLLYHYFGGKQEFHVAVVRRAADDLFAVTAPDGVGTQLEQLAGSLERYVDYVAANYRGYVSLVRGAAGGSAELQEIYEQSRNALTDRLFDGAVAQEAAQLGLTDTPAVRLLVRGWAAFMEEVVVEWVRDDRGVSRDELLAHLAASLPGILAPLRP, from the coding sequence ATGACGTCGTCACGGGTCCGCATGTCCCCGGACGCCCGCCGCGAGCAGCTGCTCGAGCTGGGCGTGCGCCTGCTGGGCTCCCGGTCGCTGGAGGACCTCTCGATCGAGGTGCTGGCCGAGGAGGCCGGCATCTCGCGCGGGCTGCTCTACCACTACTTCGGCGGCAAGCAGGAGTTCCACGTGGCCGTCGTACGCCGTGCCGCGGACGACCTGTTCGCCGTCACCGCCCCCGACGGCGTCGGCACCCAGCTCGAGCAGCTCGCCGGCTCGCTGGAGCGCTACGTCGACTACGTGGCAGCCAACTACCGTGGCTACGTCTCCCTGGTCCGCGGCGCCGCCGGCGGCAGCGCGGAGCTGCAGGAGATCTACGAGCAGTCCCGCAACGCGCTCACCGACCGGCTCTTCGACGGCGCGGTGGCCCAGGAGGCCGCCCAGCTCGGGCTGACCGACACCCCCGCCGTACGGCTCCTGGTGCGCGGCTGGGCCGCCTTCATGGAGGAGGTCGTCGTGGAGTGGGTCCGTGACGACCGCGGCGTCTCCCGCGACGAGCTCCTCGCCCACCTCGCCGCCTCCCTCCCCGGCATCCTGGCGCCGCTGCGCCCCTGA
- a CDS encoding bifunctional glycosyltransferase family 2/GtrA family protein, which yields MSALLEPAGGPLPAGSERTALATVLDVVIPVYNEEAQLEASVARVLEHLRTLPWSARVTIADNASTDQTALIARRLAHAHADVEVVHLAEKGRGRALKRVWHASASEVLVYMDVDLSTDLAALLPLVAPLVSGHSDLAIGSRLARTSRVQRGAKRELISRGYNLVLRQALRARFSDAQCGFKAIRRDAARELLPLVRDDAWFFDTELLVVAERAGLRIHEVPVDWVDDPDSSVDLVRTALDDLRGVARLGTALLRGTLPLREVGERLGRTSAGAGRGRLGLQLGMFVLVGAASTLAYALLFVLLRSTLSPWWANALALLVTAVANTAANRRFTFGVRGRRDVVRHQVQGLVVLAVGLAVTTGALHLVHRVSDPGPTTEVVVLTAANLAVTVLRFVALRWWVFVRR from the coding sequence GTGAGCGCCCTGCTCGAGCCGGCGGGGGGTCCCCTCCCCGCCGGGTCGGAGCGCACGGCCCTGGCGACGGTGCTCGACGTGGTCATCCCGGTCTACAACGAGGAGGCGCAGCTCGAGGCGTCGGTCGCGCGGGTGCTGGAGCACCTGCGGACGCTGCCGTGGAGCGCCCGCGTCACCATCGCCGACAACGCCAGCACCGACCAGACGGCGCTGATCGCCCGCCGCCTGGCCCACGCCCACGCCGACGTCGAGGTGGTGCACCTGGCCGAGAAGGGGCGGGGCCGGGCGCTGAAGCGGGTGTGGCACGCCTCGGCCAGCGAGGTCCTCGTCTACATGGACGTCGACCTGTCCACCGACCTGGCGGCGCTGCTGCCCCTGGTCGCCCCGCTGGTCAGCGGCCACTCCGACCTGGCGATCGGCTCCCGGCTCGCCCGCACCTCGCGGGTGCAGCGGGGCGCCAAGCGTGAGCTGATCTCGCGCGGTTACAACCTGGTCCTGCGGCAGGCGCTGCGGGCGCGGTTCAGCGACGCGCAGTGCGGGTTCAAGGCGATCCGGCGCGACGCCGCCCGGGAGCTGCTGCCACTGGTGCGCGACGACGCGTGGTTCTTCGACACCGAGCTGCTCGTCGTGGCCGAGCGCGCCGGGCTGCGGATCCACGAGGTGCCGGTCGACTGGGTCGACGACCCGGACAGCAGCGTCGACCTCGTCCGCACCGCGCTCGACGACCTGCGCGGCGTCGCCCGGCTCGGCACCGCGCTGCTGCGCGGCACGCTGCCGCTGCGCGAGGTCGGCGAGCGCCTCGGCCGCACCAGCGCCGGGGCGGGTCGCGGTCGGCTGGGGCTCCAGCTGGGGATGTTCGTGCTGGTCGGCGCCGCCTCGACGCTGGCCTACGCCCTGCTGTTCGTGCTGCTGCGCTCCACGTTGTCGCCGTGGTGGGCCAACGCCCTGGCGCTGCTCGTCACCGCGGTGGCCAACACGGCCGCCAACCGGCGGTTCACCTTCGGGGTGCGCGGTCGCCGTGACGTCGTACGCCACCAGGTGCAGGGGCTCGTCGTCCTCGCCGTCGGCCTCGCCGTCACCACCGGCGCCCTCCACCTCGTCCACCGCGTCTCCGACCCCGGCCCGACCACCGAGGTCGTCGTCCTCACCGCGGCCAACCTCGCCGTCACGGTGCTGCGGTTCGTCGCGCTGCGGTGGTGGGTGTTCGTGCGGCGGTAG
- a CDS encoding ArnT family glycosyltransferase codes for MDTTSTLSRSTAPTPPAPSPTPPTTTGSRPARHGDGAGQALRRAWRGPDADPGWARPALLALLGLTALLYLWGLGASGWANSFYAAAVQAGSESWKAFFFGSSDAASSITVDKTPLALWPMALSVRVFGLSSWSILVPQALMGVATVALLHRLVRRTTGSAAAGLVAGAVMALTPVAVLMFRFDNPDALLVLLLVGSAGATLRAVEETRAGATGRPVRWVALGGALVGLAFLAKMLQAFLVLPALALVYLLFARTSWGKRLGHLLVAFGAMLLAGGWWVAIVELWPASSRPYIGGSQTNSILELTLGYNGLGRLNGEETGSVGGGGGWGSTGLFRLFGSEVGGQVAWLLPAAVVLAVAAVWFVRRRPPVLAPLVLWGGWLVVTGLTFSLMAGIFHAYYTVALAPAIAALVGTGAWVLWQHRSSLVAAGVLSATTAMTSVLAFVLLDRTSDFLPWLKWVVLVLGLVAALALSALGQLPRTLALGVAATALAVGLAGPAAYAVSTAATPHTGSIPSAGPASSTGPGGRGAPGGAPGGMPGGMPGGMPGATAAGAPGAGTGGGTGGLLQASESSAEMTALLRADADAYTWVAATVGANNASGYQLASEEPVMAIGGFNGSDPSPTLAQFQQYVADGQVHWFIASGGNGDGVGGAGSSEIATWVSESFTARTVDGTAVYDLSAGIR; via the coding sequence ATGGACACCACCAGCACGCTGTCGCGGTCGACCGCCCCGACCCCGCCGGCCCCCTCGCCCACCCCGCCCACCACCACGGGGTCCCGCCCCGCCCGGCACGGCGACGGCGCCGGCCAGGCCCTGCGCCGGGCCTGGCGCGGCCCCGACGCGGACCCCGGGTGGGCCCGACCGGCCCTGCTGGCGCTGCTCGGCCTCACGGCGCTGCTCTACCTGTGGGGCCTGGGCGCCAGCGGCTGGGCCAACTCGTTCTACGCCGCGGCCGTCCAGGCCGGCTCGGAGTCGTGGAAGGCCTTCTTCTTCGGCTCCAGCGACGCCGCGAGCTCGATCACGGTCGACAAGACGCCGCTCGCGCTGTGGCCGATGGCGCTCTCGGTGCGGGTCTTCGGGCTCTCCAGCTGGAGCATCCTCGTCCCCCAGGCGCTGATGGGGGTGGCGACCGTCGCGCTGCTGCACCGGCTGGTGCGGCGTACGACGGGATCGGCGGCCGCCGGCCTGGTCGCGGGCGCCGTGATGGCGCTGACGCCGGTCGCAGTGCTGATGTTCCGGTTCGACAACCCCGACGCGCTGCTGGTGCTGCTGCTCGTCGGGTCCGCCGGGGCCACCCTGCGCGCGGTCGAGGAGACCCGGGCCGGGGCCACCGGCCGCCCGGTGCGCTGGGTCGCGCTCGGCGGCGCCCTGGTCGGACTGGCCTTCCTGGCCAAGATGCTGCAGGCGTTCCTGGTGCTGCCCGCCCTGGCGCTGGTCTACCTGCTCTTCGCCCGCACCTCGTGGGGCAAGCGGCTCGGGCACCTGCTGGTCGCGTTCGGCGCGATGCTGCTGGCCGGCGGCTGGTGGGTCGCGATCGTCGAGCTCTGGCCCGCCTCGAGCCGTCCCTACATCGGCGGCTCGCAGACCAACTCGATCCTCGAGCTCACGCTCGGCTACAACGGCCTCGGCCGCCTCAACGGCGAGGAGACCGGGTCGGTCGGCGGTGGTGGCGGCTGGGGCTCGACCGGCCTGTTCCGGCTCTTCGGCAGCGAGGTCGGCGGCCAGGTCGCCTGGCTGCTGCCCGCGGCCGTCGTCCTCGCCGTCGCGGCAGTGTGGTTCGTGCGACGCCGTCCCCCGGTGCTCGCCCCGCTGGTGCTGTGGGGCGGCTGGCTGGTGGTCACCGGCCTGACGTTCAGCCTGATGGCCGGCATCTTCCACGCCTACTACACCGTCGCCCTGGCCCCCGCGATCGCGGCGCTCGTCGGCACCGGCGCCTGGGTGCTGTGGCAGCACCGCTCCTCGCTGGTGGCCGCGGGCGTGCTGTCGGCCACCACGGCGATGACCTCGGTGCTCGCCTTCGTGCTGCTCGACCGCACCAGCGACTTCCTCCCGTGGCTGAAGTGGGTCGTCCTGGTCCTCGGCCTGGTCGCGGCACTGGCGCTGTCCGCGCTGGGTCAGCTCCCCCGCACCCTCGCCCTCGGTGTGGCCGCGACCGCCCTCGCGGTCGGCCTCGCCGGCCCCGCGGCGTACGCCGTCAGCACGGCCGCCACGCCCCACACCGGCTCGATCCCGAGCGCCGGCCCGGCGTCGTCGACCGGTCCCGGTGGCCGGGGTGCGCCCGGTGGGGCGCCCGGTGGGATGCCCGGAGGGATGCCCGGTGGGATGCCCGGCGCCACCGCGGCCGGCGCTCCCGGCGCCGGGACGGGCGGCGGGACGGGCGGGCTGCTCCAGGCCAGCGAGTCCTCGGCCGAGATGACCGCGCTGCTCCGGGCCGACGCCGACGCCTACACCTGGGTCGCGGCGACGGTGGGCGCCAACAACGCCTCGGGCTACCAGCTGGCCAGCGAGGAGCCGGTGATGGCGATCGGCGGCTTCAACGGCAGCGACCCGAGCCCCACGCTGGCGCAGTTCCAGCAGTACGTCGCCGACGGCCAGGTGCACTGGTTCATCGCCTCCGGCGGCAACGGCGACGGGGTCGGCGGCGCCGGGAGCAGCGAGATCGCCACCTGGGTGAGCGAGAGCTTCACCGCACGGACGGTCGACGGCACGGCGGTCTACGACCTCTCGGCCGGGATCCGGTGA
- a CDS encoding sensor histidine kinase, with translation MRTPRTLTARLVVTAVALVAAVSLLIAAITTLAIRSSLLDRLDDDVRASVQIGQGPGDPDGDGDGPPPRLDRRNQGPGTLISFIDGSAGAAATEGVVLTRYGGTRALSSTALDELADVPVDGRVHAVDLPAVGHYRVAARSTTDGSTVVSGLPTGEVDETVATLVGYEALLVLLGLGLAAGLGTVVVRRQLRPLNEVAATADRVSHLPLSSGEIALDDRVPAHLTDERTEVGRVGAALNSLLVHVESSLGARHRSEQQVRQFVADASHELRTPLATIHGYAELSRRTPDDPVALSGALTKVETETDRMSALVEDLLLLARLDSGRPLEREEVDVTLLLLESVTDARVLAPDHHWRLDLPDEPVTVTGDVDRLHQVVRNLLGNARAHTPPGTTVTVGAAVAGDRVRVAVHDDGPGLPPALVTQAFERFTRGDSSRTRSSGGAGLGLSLVAAITEAHHGTVAVESRPGSTTFVVSLPR, from the coding sequence ATGCGTACGCCGCGGACGCTCACCGCCCGCCTCGTCGTCACCGCCGTCGCCCTCGTGGCGGCGGTGTCGCTGCTCATCGCCGCGATCACCACGCTGGCGATCCGCTCCTCGCTGCTCGACCGGCTCGATGACGACGTGCGGGCGTCGGTGCAGATCGGGCAGGGCCCCGGTGACCCCGACGGGGACGGCGACGGCCCCCCGCCTCGGCTCGACCGCCGCAACCAGGGGCCCGGGACGCTGATCTCGTTCATCGACGGCTCGGCCGGCGCCGCGGCCACCGAGGGCGTGGTGCTGACCAGGTACGGCGGCACGCGGGCGCTGTCGAGCACCGCGCTGGACGAGCTCGCCGACGTCCCGGTCGACGGACGCGTGCACGCCGTCGACCTCCCGGCCGTCGGGCACTACCGCGTCGCCGCCCGGTCGACGACCGACGGCAGCACCGTGGTCAGCGGGCTGCCGACCGGCGAGGTCGACGAGACGGTCGCCACGCTCGTCGGCTACGAGGCGCTGCTGGTCCTGCTGGGCCTGGGGCTGGCCGCCGGCCTCGGCACCGTCGTCGTACGCCGCCAGCTGCGGCCGCTCAACGAGGTGGCCGCCACCGCCGACCGGGTCTCCCACCTGCCGCTGTCCTCGGGCGAGATCGCCCTCGACGACCGGGTGCCGGCCCACCTGACGGACGAGCGCACCGAGGTCGGGCGCGTCGGGGCGGCACTGAACAGCCTGCTGGTGCACGTGGAGTCCTCGCTGGGCGCGCGGCACCGCAGCGAGCAGCAGGTGCGGCAGTTCGTCGCCGACGCCTCGCACGAGCTGCGGACCCCGCTGGCCACGATCCACGGGTACGCCGAGCTGTCGCGCCGCACGCCGGACGACCCGGTCGCGCTCTCCGGGGCACTGACCAAGGTCGAGACCGAGACCGACCGGATGTCCGCGCTGGTCGAGGACCTGCTGCTGCTCGCGCGCCTGGACTCCGGGCGCCCGCTGGAGCGCGAAGAGGTCGACGTGACGCTGCTGCTGCTCGAGTCGGTCACCGACGCGCGGGTGCTCGCCCCCGACCACCACTGGCGCCTCGACCTGCCCGACGAGCCGGTGACCGTGACCGGCGACGTCGACCGGTTGCACCAGGTGGTGCGCAACCTGCTGGGCAACGCCCGCGCGCACACCCCGCCGGGCACGACCGTGACCGTCGGGGCCGCCGTGGCCGGCGACCGGGTACGGGTCGCGGTGCACGACGACGGGCCCGGGCTGCCGCCCGCCCTGGTGACGCAGGCGTTCGAGCGGTTCACCCGCGGCGACTCCTCGCGCACACGGTCCTCCGGCGGCGCGGGGCTCGGGCTCTCGCTCGTCGCGGCGATCACGGAGGCCCACCACGGCACCGTCGCGGTGGAGTCGCGTCCCGGGAGCACGACCTTCGTCGTCTCGCTCCCCCGCTGA